The following are from one region of the Mustela lutreola isolate mMusLut2 chromosome 7, mMusLut2.pri, whole genome shotgun sequence genome:
- the LOC131835267 gene encoding olfactory receptor 4Q2, with the protein MDENQTEVVRDFVLAGFSQIPSIETGLFVLFLFFYVSTWIGNVLIMVTVASDNYLNSSPMYFLLGNLSFLDLCYSSVTTPKLLADFLDKDKLISYDQCIVQLFFLHFVGAAEMFLLTVMAYDRYVAICRPLHYTTIMSRRLCCVLVAASWMGGFVHSTVQTILTIRLPFCGPNQVDNFFCDVPPVIKLACADTFVIELLMVSNSGLISTSSFVVLVSSYSTILVKIRSKEGRRKALSTCGSHLMVVTLFFGPCIFIYARPFSTFSVDKMVSVLYNVITPMLNPLIYTLRNKEVKSAMQKLWDRSGLTWKKQET; encoded by the coding sequence ATGGATGAAAACCAAACAGAGGTGGTGAGAGACTTTGTTCTGGCAGGCTTCTCACAGATCCCATCTATTGAGACAGGGTTATttgtactatttcttttcttctatgtgTCCACTTGGATAGGGAATGTCCTCATCATGGTCACAGTAGCTTCTGATAACTATCTGAATTCATCACCTATGTATTTCCTTCTTGGCAACCTCTCTTTCCTGGATTTATGTTATTCATCAGTAACTACCCCTAAGCTTCTGGCTGACTTTCTTGATAAAGACAAACTCATTTCCTATGACCAATGCATCGTGCAGCTCTTCTTTCTGCATTTTGTAGGGGCAGCTGAGATGTTCCTGCTCACAGTGATGGCTTATGATCGCTATGTTGCAATTTGTCGCCCCCTACACTATACCACTATCATGAGTCGAAGATTATGCTGTGTGTTGGTAGCTGCCTCTTGGATGGGAGGGTTTGTGCACTCTACTGTCCAGACCATTCTCACTATCCGTCTACCTTTCTGTGGACCAAACCAGGTGGACAACTTCTTTTGTGATGTTCCCCCTGTCATCAAACTTGCTTGTGCAGACACATTTGTCATTGAATTGCTAATGGTATCTAACAGTGGGCTGATTTCTACCAGCTCCTTTGTGGTGTTGGTTTCTTCCTATTCTACTATTTTGGTCAAGATTCGCtccaaggagggaaggagaaaggcacTCTCCACCTGTGGCTCCCACCTTATGGTGGTAACACTCTTCTTTGGACCCTGTATTTTCATCTATGCTCGTCCCTTCTCCACATTTTCTGTGGACAAGATGGTGTCTGTACTCTACAACGTTATTACCCCCATGCTGAATCCCCTCATCTATACACTTCGGAATAAAGAGGTCAAGTCAGCCATGCAGAAACTGTGGGACAGAAGTGGACTTACTTGGAAAAAGCAGGAGACATAA